Sequence from the Papilio machaon chromosome 26, ilPapMach1.1, whole genome shotgun sequence genome:
GTACACTTCTGAGGTATAATGGTAGTTTATTGCATTTTGTTGCTAGCTGAAGGATGCAAAAGGATTAcggaatacaaaattattctaaatCATAGAATAAGTATCCTTACCCtaaaattgctttatttatccagatttttatactatttataaacagATCTGATGATATAGTACCCACACTATGATCTTACACACATTCGGAGGAATATGCTCTTTGCTGTATTATTATATCACGTTCGAAAGTGGCATGCATCTCTAAACATATTATACAGCGTGCCACTTTCAAGAGACATCAATCCTCCGATACCCTTCGTTCACTAATATTATTGTCAACCTACAAAACTGTGTGACCCATCGAAAACTACGAACTACTGTATCGCCATTTAACATCTCACAGTTGGTCCCACTTAGACTGCATCTCAAAGTTGTACactaacaataaacaatttacaatTCCGAAAGTACATACACGACTAGATCACATTTTCATGTAGAATTCGGAAATATTTTGGTATATCCGAGACGAACAAAATATGCTTACaatttggcaatatattcTGAAGACATCCTCCacgtttgtttataaaaataaaacattgaattatGCATTAGTTTTACAGGGACTATATTACAGCTTAGACCGACCTTACCTAATGAGGTAGCTCTGAATCAACAAAAGCTAAATGCAGGAATCTGCCGCGCGACACGACACGGCGCGGCTAGTGCGGTGGCGGCGGTGGAGGGGGTGGCTTGGGACTCTGAGTTGTCTGGAAAGCTTGCGTGAACGCTGGCAGCCGCTGTCGGCGACCTTCCTCTGCCCCATACGTCGGCTCACCTTCTTCTAATAGCAGTATGTCACTTGGTAACCCTGACGTCCCTTCCCCTGGATCTATATAGATTGATTGCACACTATCAGGACTGAGTAAATGCTCCGGATCAGATAGCGGCTGTGGTATATACGGCAAGTTGGACGGCGTTGCTGGAAATGTTGATGGTAGAACAAACACTTCATATTCAGGACCGAAAGTTTCATACGCAGGCGAAGTTTGTTgttcttgttttatttctaaaggTTCCACTTTAATATCAAGGTCTGTTGGCATTTCTACAATGATATCTGTGGATGGCACTCTAGTCCGTCCCTCAGATGTACCTGCTTTAGGTGATGCAGGATTCCAGATTTTAAAATCTACATCCTCTATGGGAAAGTCGGAGAAACTCTCTTCAAAGGCGGATGCTTCTGGTGGTGGTTCACTTGACGTACCCACTGCTGCAGACCTCCAAGACTTCTCAGGGTGAGCATTCTTGACATGCCTGACCAAGTGATCTTTGCGTCCAAATTTTTGAGGACAATATGGGCACAAGAAATCACGTCTACCTGTATGTACAACTAGATGACGACGTACATCTTTTGCTGTGAAGAACTTTCTGTCACAATAATCACATGGAAATTTCTTATCAGTCTCGTTTTTCACAGTCCGACTACCGGAATGCACTTTGAGATGGTAAACAATTTCCTGACGAGTGCTAAAAGTCTCATCACAGATCTTACATTGCAAGTTACCTTCCTCAGCTGAATGCAAGGCGGCATGCTTACGGTAGCTTAACTGAGATGTATACGATTTCCTACAGTCGGGCCTTTCACATGTATACATTTTCTTAACCGGATTATGTATACGCACGTGGTTACTGAGATGatctttcctattaaaagTCTTACCACAAATGTTACATGCAAAGGCCCGAGCTTCACTATGAATGAGGCCGTGGCGCACAAgcttaaattttgaattgaaacGCTTATCACACAGTTCACAAGAGAAGGGAAGCTCACCAGTGTGCGAGAGAAGATGCTGACTGAGCTTGCCGGGGCTGGAGAATCGCTTTTCGCAGGTAGTACAGACGTGACGTTTGTTACGGTCGCGGCGCGCGCTCCGGCCGGGCGCTGCGGGCGCAGGACCCGGCCGGTCGCCACCTGCCGAACTCGTGGTGGCCTCCTTCGGCTTCCCGGGCAACGTGGGCACGCGTCGCACCGTCTTCACCGTCGGGTACACATTCTTGATGCTGCTCGGACCAGACACTCGGCGCGTCACGTACTGCAGCTTAGTGGGCAGCTGCGACGCGGGCGGCGCTATGAACGTCTTCTGCGGGGCGGCCGGGCGGTCCCTCCTCGTCTCCTCCGAGAATTCGGAGCCGCCCTGCTCGTCTTCTCTAGGGTTCGGTGGCGGACTAGCCATCTCGCGCTCATTTTTGTGTGCTTACCCTATATCACTAGCCGATGATCGCACGACGTGCTATAGTCGGTTCCGTGGTGGCGCTGGCTCGTCACGATGGCAGAAAACATTTCTGTCACATTGACGGTCTGGAAGCCCTTTTTCGTATTCGTGTCACATGTTTCTTTCTGAATTTGTAACATTCATTCACAGTAACTAGCAAAGACGATTGCGGATGCTTGTCTTTATGCTCTTATTCGAGTGAAAAAAGTGGATACCAGGTGATAAACGATAGAATAAGTCCTTTTTCTAATGAAATACGTAGCGGTTGACATCgaaatgtcaaaataatgaaatgaagCCAAAAAGCCATGTCAAAAAAAATCCGCCGAATCGTCGACGACCCCTCTTTTTGGTGTTACCGTTTTACCCTTTGGTTGCtgttaattttagattttgagATGACAATTAACACTTCCgtaaaagtaaattgtttcgcagaattattaaaaaattgatcGTTTTGTATATTATCGTAAGTTGTCGCTCatcttaaagttttattcagactattttacacaaacttttaaaacacCAATTTTAGTTTACTAGACTTTACTTATTATACTCTTTGGTTTGGTTTGGGTCTCTGGTTGTCAAATTCCTACGAAAAAGGAGTAGGAAAGCagttttctaaataaaaataacctgAATCatcatagatattttttttaactgaattTAATACTGTACGGAATTATAAACAGATCCAAGCGCGCGATAATATTTCACTTTTCATCCTCCTATTATAGTCTACACCGTcagtgattttaataaattgaggTTGGTTTTCTTCTATTTTATACCTTATCTTATAATTTACACCAGCAAAGActttttgattatattttaaatttacaattacaaaatttaacagGTATCTTGTAAACATATCGTGAGAATCTTTTTGAATTGATTATTCCCAGTAGTATTACAAAATGATTTCACAACACAATATCAATCTAATTTCtattctaattattttgtgGAATATTTAAACTGTACTAACAAATACAAGATATATTTCAATTcgtgttatatatttttgtattttaaatatttaaagataccTTACtaccttgtttttattttaaattacagataTAATGTCTGAGTCTACTGTAGCTACTGGGGGCTCCACGGTCAATGTGGAGGAGCAGCGTTCGCTCGGCACTGCTGCCGGCTctggtaaacatttttattatcactaCTGTTAAAACAGTTTATAGACGTTTAAGAGATTAGAAAATATTCAgttgcaataaataataaaaatcatttttattcatattcttTATTGTAGTGAAAGAACACTATGTATACATAGAGGGATATATCCCACATATTAATGCATGtcaaaatttgaaaatggaGAAAATAAAATCCCACTTTCAATATCCATTATGCTACTTCAAAGCATaaaatcttgctaata
This genomic interval carries:
- the LOC106718697 gene encoding zinc finger protein PLAG1; the encoded protein is MASPPPNPREDEQGGSEFSEETRRDRPAAPQKTFIAPPASQLPTKLQYVTRRVSGPSSIKNVYPTVKTVRRVPTLPGKPKEATTSSAGGDRPGPAPAAPGRSARRDRNKRHVCTTCEKRFSSPGKLSQHLLSHTGELPFSCELCDKRFNSKFKLVRHGLIHSEARAFACNICGKTFNRKDHLSNHVRIHNPVKKMYTCERPDCRKSYTSQLSYRKHAALHSAEEGNLQCKICDETFSTRQEIVYHLKVHSGSRTVKNETDKKFPCDYCDRKFFTAKDVRRHLVVHTGRRDFLCPYCPQKFGRKDHLVRHVKNAHPEKSWRSAAVGTSSEPPPEASAFEESFSDFPIEDVDFKIWNPASPKAGTSEGRTRVPSTDIIVEMPTDLDIKVEPLEIKQEQQTSPAYETFGPEYEVFVLPSTFPATPSNLPYIPQPLSDPEHLLSPDSVQSIYIDPGEGTSGLPSDILLLEEGEPTYGAEEGRRQRLPAFTQAFQTTQSPKPPPPPPPPH